In one Scyliorhinus canicula chromosome 3, sScyCan1.1, whole genome shotgun sequence genomic region, the following are encoded:
- the htr1aa gene encoding 5-hydroxytryptamine (serotonin) receptor 1A a, producing the protein MEMFNNSTFSDSAFSTDNQTNFSEVTLTYQIVTSLFIGTMILCSIIGNTCVIAAIALERSLQNVANYLIGSLAVTDLMVSVLVLPMAALYQVLNKWTLGQVTCDIFISLDVLCCTSSIMHLCAIALDRYWAITDPIDYVNKRTPRRAAVLISLTWLIGFLISIPPMLGWRTPEDRADPDACNISIDPGYTIYSTFGAFYIPLILMLVLYGRIFKAARFRIRKTVKKSEKQKVADTCLTVSPATMQKKNNCDNSKNWKRSVEPRPACNNGAVRHGEEGSVLEVIEVHQNSKSYLHLPSNTNNQSTPCFEARNDKNIEAKRKVALARERKTVKTLGIIMGTFIFCWLPFFIVALVLPFCGQQCYMPKWLQSVINWQGYSNSLLNPIIYAYFNKDFQSAFKKIIKCKFCRQ; encoded by the coding sequence ATGGAAATGTTCAACAACAGCACCTTCTCAGACTCAGCTTTCAGCACGGACAACCAGACCAACTTTTCTGAGGTGACGCTCACTTATCAGATCGTAACTTCCTTGTTTATCGGAACTATGATCCTTTGTTCCATCATTGGAAATACTTGTGTGATCGCAGCTATCGCACTGGAGCGCTCTCTCCAAAACGTAGCCAACTATTTAATAGGATCGCTGGCTGTTACCGACCTGATGGTGTCTGTGTTAGTGCTACCTATGGCTGCTTTGTACCAAGTTCTGAACAAATGGACCCTGGGGCAGGTAACCTGTGACATTTTTATCTCTTTAGATGTGTTGTGCTGTACATCTTCTATCATGCACCTTTGCGCTATTGCTCTCGACAGGTACTGGGCTATTACTGACCCAATAGACTATGTCAATAAGAGGACTCCCAGACGAGCTGCTGTCCTGATCAGCCTGACATGGCTGATCGGCTTTTTAATTTCAATCCCTCCCATGTTGGGTTGGAGAACCCCCGAAGACAGAGCCGACCCCGATGCTTGTAACATTAGCATAGATCCCGGCTACACCATTTATTCCACCTTCGGCGCCTTTTATATCCCCCTGATATTGATGTTAGTCCTGTACGGGCGAATATTCAAAGCCGCCAGGTTCCGCATTCGCAAGACTGTGAAGAAATCGGAGAAGCAAAAAGTAGCAGACACTTGCCTGACTGTGTCCCCGGCTACCATGCAGAAGAAAAACAACTGTGACAACAGCAAGAACTGGAAGAGGAGCGTGGAGCCGAGGCCCGCCTGTAACAACGGGGCGGTCCGGCATGGAGAAGAGGGCTCCGTCTTAGAAGTCATCGAAGTCCACCAAAACTCCAAAAGCTACCTTCACTTGCCCAGCAACACCAACAACCAATCGACACCGTGCTTTGAGGCTCGCAATGACAAGAACATTGAAGCGAAGAGAAAGGTGGCCCTTGCCCGCGAGAGGAAGACGGTGAAAACTTTGGGCATCATTATGGGCACCTTCATATTTTGCTGGTTGCCATTCTTCATCGTGGCCCTGGTCTTACCATTTTGTGGACAGCAATGTTACATGCCAAAGTGGCTCCAATCCGTCATCAACTGGCAAGGCTACTCCAATTCACTCCTAAATCCCATCATATATGCTTATTTCAATAAGGATTTCCAAAGTGCTTTCAAGAAAATTATCAAATGCAAGTTCTGCAGGCAATGA